A stretch of Paraburkholderia phenazinium DNA encodes these proteins:
- a CDS encoding alpha/beta fold hydrolase, whose protein sequence is MKIASNGIHIEVNDQGSGTPAIVFLHYWGGSSRTWNDVIAALPNSYRTVALDHRGWGNSDAPANGYALADFADDAQGVIGSLNLGKFVLVGHSMGGKIAQLLAARRPEGLAGLVMVAPSPPVPLVLPAETRAQMEVAYESRASVEMSIDHMLTAKTLSPKHREQVIEDSLRGAPQAKAAWPLHASHEDITREVATINAPAIVIAGELDRVDSVETLQTKLLPYIPHARMHVVPGTGHLSPLESPVEVARLVKNFVGSLELTTS, encoded by the coding sequence ATGAAAATCGCATCAAACGGCATTCATATCGAGGTCAACGATCAGGGCAGCGGCACACCCGCTATTGTCTTTCTGCATTACTGGGGCGGCTCGTCACGCACCTGGAACGACGTGATTGCCGCGCTGCCGAACTCATACCGGACAGTCGCGCTCGATCACCGCGGCTGGGGAAACTCGGACGCTCCGGCTAACGGCTACGCACTCGCTGATTTCGCCGATGACGCACAAGGGGTAATCGGGTCGCTGAATCTGGGCAAGTTTGTGCTGGTAGGTCATTCGATGGGCGGCAAGATCGCACAATTACTGGCGGCGCGCCGTCCCGAAGGACTGGCGGGATTGGTGATGGTCGCGCCCTCCCCGCCGGTTCCACTTGTGCTTCCCGCTGAAACGCGAGCGCAGATGGAAGTGGCCTACGAATCGCGCGCGTCGGTCGAGATGTCGATCGACCACATGCTCACGGCGAAGACGCTAAGCCCGAAGCATCGTGAGCAGGTGATTGAAGACAGTTTGCGTGGTGCCCCGCAGGCCAAAGCAGCGTGGCCGCTCCATGCGAGCCATGAAGACATTACACGCGAGGTTGCGACGATCAATGCCCCTGCGATCGTTATCGCTGGCGAACTGGATCGGGTGGACAGCGTGGAAACGCTTCAGACGAAACTGCTTCCCTATATTCCACATGCTCGCATGCATGTCGTGCCAGGCACCGGCCACTTGTCGCCGCTCGAATCTCCGGTTGAGGTCGCCAGGCTTGTCAAGAATTTCGTCGGGTCCCTTGAATTGACGACCTCGTAA
- a CDS encoding GNAT family N-acetyltransferase, whose product MTNVRLSRATPADAADLIAANVASQAHHLPWVTSFTDQAGFDTWFARSLTGPNVGLVAREAASHQVVGIINLNEIVMGAFRSAYLGYYGMLSFARTGLMTEALRAAACYAFNDLGLHRLEANIQPDNLASIALVRRVGFKQEGFSPRYLRINGEWRDHERWALLADTAD is encoded by the coding sequence ATGACTAACGTACGACTCAGCCGCGCTACCCCGGCCGACGCAGCCGATCTGATCGCCGCCAACGTTGCGAGCCAGGCTCACCATTTGCCATGGGTTACATCCTTCACCGATCAGGCCGGTTTCGACACCTGGTTTGCGCGTAGCCTCACCGGACCCAACGTTGGCCTGGTCGCGCGTGAAGCAGCGTCGCATCAGGTAGTGGGCATCATCAATCTCAACGAGATCGTCATGGGCGCTTTCCGGAGCGCCTATCTCGGCTACTATGGAATGCTTAGCTTCGCCCGCACGGGCCTGATGACCGAGGCGCTCCGCGCGGCCGCATGCTATGCGTTCAACGATCTTGGTTTGCACAGGCTGGAGGCCAACATTCAGCCGGACAATCTCGCATCGATTGCGCTAGTGCGCCGCGTGGGTTTCAAGCAGGAAGGCTTCTCGCCGCGCTATCTTCGCATCAACGGGGAATGGCGCGACCACGAACGCTGGGCACTGCTTGCCGACACGGCGGACTAA
- a CDS encoding porin, producing the protein MKKTLVIAVCAAGYACGAQAQSSVTLYGVIDAGLLYASNQNGHSAWQAGSGDVTGSHWGFVGREDLGGGTRAIFQLENGFSVMNGTARQGGREFGYQALAGLSNNRFGTVTLGRQYDSVVDYLAPLSFTGVHPGGNNLSAHPFDNDNLNNSFRVNNSVKFASNSYEGLRFGALYGFSDEAGGFDDNRLYSFGAAYDAGPLSLGAGYLQANNGGGSNTGGAITLTDRTFIAAQQRTYGAGANYALGAARFGFVWTRTQLGGLDTINGANSLGLTQNGQGASFNNYEVNASYTLSPALKLIGEYTYTDAALSTASGEHHPKWHEVSVMTDYFLSKRTDLYLQASYQHIDSDGSGLTADVSGQAMSSTDEQIVVGVGMRHRF; encoded by the coding sequence ATGAAGAAGACTCTTGTTATTGCCGTATGCGCGGCGGGGTACGCCTGCGGGGCGCAAGCACAATCGAGCGTGACGCTTTATGGGGTGATCGATGCTGGGCTCTTGTATGCCAGCAATCAGAATGGGCATTCTGCCTGGCAAGCAGGCAGCGGTGATGTGACCGGCAGCCACTGGGGCTTCGTCGGGCGCGAAGATCTCGGCGGCGGCACACGGGCGATTTTCCAGCTTGAGAACGGCTTCAGCGTAATGAATGGAACGGCTCGGCAAGGCGGTCGCGAGTTTGGCTATCAGGCGCTTGCGGGGCTGTCGAACAACCGCTTCGGCACGGTCACGTTGGGACGCCAGTACGACTCGGTGGTGGACTATCTCGCCCCGCTCAGCTTCACCGGTGTGCATCCTGGCGGCAACAATCTGTCTGCACATCCGTTCGATAACGACAACCTGAATAACTCGTTTCGCGTGAATAACTCGGTGAAGTTCGCCAGCAACTCATACGAGGGGCTGCGCTTTGGAGCACTGTATGGGTTTTCGGATGAGGCTGGCGGCTTCGACGACAATCGTTTGTACAGCTTCGGCGCGGCCTATGACGCGGGTCCGTTGAGTCTCGGTGCGGGTTATTTGCAGGCGAACAACGGTGGCGGTAGCAACACCGGCGGCGCGATAACCTTGACTGATCGGACGTTTATAGCCGCGCAGCAGCGTACTTATGGCGCAGGGGCAAACTATGCGCTCGGAGCAGCAAGGTTCGGCTTCGTCTGGACCCGCACGCAACTGGGTGGCCTGGATACGATCAACGGGGCCAATAGCCTCGGCCTCACGCAGAATGGTCAGGGTGCGAGCTTTAACAACTATGAAGTGAATGCGAGTTACACACTAAGCCCGGCGCTCAAGCTGATCGGCGAATACACCTACACGGACGCGGCGCTCTCTACGGCGAGCGGCGAGCATCATCCGAAGTGGCATGAGGTATCGGTGATGACCGATTATTTTCTGTCCAAGCGTACGGACCTGTATTTGCAGGCCAGCTATCAGCATATCGACAGCGACGGCTCGGGATTAACGGCCGATGTAAGCGGTCAGGCGATGTCTTCGACCGATGAGCAGATTGTGGTGGGAGTGGGGATGCGCCACCGGTTCTAA